CAGGTGCTGTGACCATCTCAAGACGGCATCtccgagcccaaaacatgctgtgcccaaagcatgctgtgccaagttggaagcataaaaggatccagggggaaggaacagaggttttctcaaACATGCGGAGGACTTGGGGTTTTTACAATGTGAACATTccatttcctatatggacatttcatCAGGCTCTTGAGgaccccacgggagctgcaggccaccccagcctctagGACACAGGacgcctttcttctcagagccacACCCCAAGTGGGGACCCACTCACAGGGAAACCtcgccatggattgcccaccccacccacaagggcatggagctggccccacagaagccttgtggctcatggcagccccagtgccaagacccaggagtcctggctgccacattgtccattggagcCAGAGGGGAACCTCAGGGAGGACACTTgtggcagccctcagccctgtccagccaccacaACATCCCAggatccacagtagtttttgcagttaacagtctctgtgcgacacctcgggaaggagctcccgaagccctaaccctcagtggagaggcgcaggagcgttgggaagaaggaactgcggtgtgggctgatggtgtccatccagcagtcctttTTCTcacttgtccccttgccctcgacTCGCCcctccagccatggaggaaggattctcttcctgtttcatcaccccaaactcctttccaatgtgctcctgctcttctgccctttggcgaAGGGCCACAacatggccccactgcctcctgtcccctctccttgccctagaGCTACTACGAAGGGCAGCAgtgggtatcgcatgagcagtgcccgcaagtgcctgggcctcacagggaagtgagggcccccacccatggcaccgagaagacctgcctgtgatgcagcacatcccactgtgacctcagctcgtgtcatctgggggcttggtaggtcactgccatggagatggcagagccaggagagagcagagagatgtcccctcatgtcctggaaagcagtcacctccctccaccccagttattttccagatttttctgataactccttgaggaacatctgcagatgttgccaaaggcagtgaaatagctaaaatggggaactagagaagtcacttctgcgtcCCTGCACTGGCAGAtggctgcactaggcagatctatgcaggaattGGGGGGTTGTGGTTTGGTTttgggcttggcatttttcaaacccaggatcaaagtcatgtgggttgaaacagcacaagcgtggccacgcgttgagatgctttggtgagcctcaagactggtttctcctgtgggtccctctttttggagaagcaggatgtaggagaaaatgggagaggagagagccttcctcctttgggcaccaaagcaggctctttgcttgtaaaagtcctcagcaaggtttctcagtgtgcggtgcttaagatagacatgatgtgccataaaagagcaaacgtgctgtgacagtgtgctcctttcccccctcgctgatgtgctctctccccctcaacctgacctccctgtaaacagcatgtatgcaggggctaattgagcatgcgccaactaaggcccatctagcatgcaaatatgactgtgagtcaatcatctccccccgacccccataactagggggcagcccagagcccattgagctctccttcACGGCatcgggctgcactgcagaacctcctcttgagcagcgactcctctcaaggttcctcctcaaggttgagagattccttacccacgacagatcctcagtaagtgattaatagcatgctgaagttttgcgaacttcacgaaactttgctgaattatatctctgattaattgtgcacataatcccttagacataaaccgttgccCGTGTCTGTGACGAGGACTGGATCtagccgcacccaggctcctctctgagggattttggaaagcaagggggtcctttctgaacctcatgactcaatgggagggtcacTGTTGCATGTGCATCTGGCCATGTCCTTCATGAAGTCAATAACTGTGTGAACTTTGCGAACTGAACCTCgataaatcattcttatttatgattgaactttgttaaatcgctatcttaccgcaataaacatagtgctgttttcctcttgcgagtgaagtgcatcactccttcgcgacaccttgacgtcccctgcacgtttctatcctagaggagctttggcttcctgaacaccaaacctactttgcttgacaataatacactgtttagtccagctgttgtgctgagatgtccactggttttactgagtattggtatggaccatctttgtgcttggtgggtgctgttcttaatgacctgctggctttcctgagctcctgtgcccttcagagctcactcccatgggatcccccagcggtcctcaaagaggccaaagtgtgctcctctgaagtcccgagtctgtactctgctgctctccttcctccctgccttcaggatgtggcactccactatttcatggtccctgcagccagcgtttccactgatggtcacctccctcatcagttcttccttgtttgcgagtaccagatgcaggagagcgtcgcccttcttagcccatctggcagctgtgctaagaaggtgtccctgacaccctgcagaaacctcctggactgctttcaccctgcgctttgcccttccactgcatgccagggggattaaagtccctccataagcagcaggccctgtgtgccacagacttcctcagcttgcttaaaggagcctgcgtccacttcctcgccctgatcgggtgaactgtaactcccatcgcaaggtcacccttactcccatgctcactcaccttttcccatccagcaccttgtccttcccttggaagagctccacaaatcccaggtgtctCTTTGCACAGAGGGCATcgcccccatcatctgccctaagagtcactgctgaagagcttgtagcatgccatcagagcactgcggtctggtgaaacatatgtaatggtgaaaggaggttcccgctaagagagcaaggcctacagtgcgcaaggccaggaagaaacagagctgggctgtgcaggaatggcaggagaggggtttgctgccggagctgcctctgcagcaccttggcacctttgatggaggtaaatcgatgtccaggaaggagaaggtgcccctgaaaaagttcttgggcctgcacaggcTGCCATGCaaccatgctgtggacatcattagcacagtccctgttcatatcatgcgGGAGTGgggagaggttcagggagaggagatctagaaggtgttaagcatgcagggacatgagtagagcccttggtgtgatgtgcagatctctgctgcacacttgggtgtagaggggatggacttcacctaaagacacaagtgggattcagttgtttggacacaggcagttCCCATgtggtatgtgctggagacatatggttgtgcttgacacgccaggcatcacggaatctagtgcctgcactgaatgacatgaactgcttgcagtgtagggatctgcttgtgcctcagcctccgaatgtgtggagctctggcagtattaggcacctcatgtcatttcagatggccaaggagattgtccacctggccaccacctaatgctctagaaggatgtgggtctcacggttgctccatcagagccagcagacactggcatatgccttggaccacctctctcgcttcagatgtcaccacgtgtttgtgtgtgggcagctggctactcccttccctctccggtgattatcatgggagcttagagagggagctcgcatgccggcatctttgttgtgcacactccaggttgtgaaaggggaatcccacctcctgtgtgtttgtggagtgcacagaagggctctgaatcccactccatcccaggggcttctaaaccagcatgagaagcacagattgacgtgtctgaatcaatacctgagccatggataactgaaaagCCTTCctgccccttttctaggtgtcctgcctagttaagagatgggaatagggtcttccagagtgggacatttccatgtgtcctagatgaccatcctctgatgagacaaattgcaatgctggaatgggtctctctccactctttagaaaaggcccctaggtgattctttcagtctacttcagtgaccgtgtcccaggaggaggaagcacaagggacagagaaattcatgccttcagctggaccactgttgctgagcagaggcaggctcctgggatggagagagctcctggcaacgtggcagcactgctgggagacaactctttgcaggagcagctcccctgtcaagagcagcagggctgtgggcactgcctgctgttgctgacatccatgagagaaggcagagagaagtgaaagggagtgtggagtgtgaggccagaggagagctccttgtgggaggaatcttcacagccctttgcacggtaagcctctggctgcaggacaatgctactgctgttgctggaggggtcttctaaacccagcccataacggagagttttcttaaggcgtgctctcctggcttctccagagtgcaggagggcattccctgccacagcatgccagggacagggtgtcctgctgccttctgccagggagagctgcatgggtgtgaagccagggtgtgccacaggtctagccagggctgtcattcagagcagtgttcctgcaccccagggtgctgtgtgccccgggcagtgagtgtgctgcctgcgagggtcagcactcagcctgcccagcaaactccccacagtgcagcagggagaagctctgggtgggaggagagagcccgtcagggcaggctgagtgtgctgtggagagggtggtgcgtgggtcagggctgctcacagctccagctcaccctgaggacatttctggagggcacttttcaaaaggaaggtcaaggcaggggctacttgaaagggaagaagctttccttctaggctgtgtgctttgagttccctaatgtggggagggggaaagcaggaaagagttttgtgctttgggaaggaactgagactctcaacccttccctctcagagatcacacggtctgtgagaaagctcagcaaaccccttcaacccctcctcagcctacagacagcaccagcatcacctttatggccttgtcagggattttctgacctgctcctcaggacctttgagcacagcaatgcctctgcccagcgccctgtcctggtaggtttctgtcaggcagaactgagcatgcagagggtgggatggggtctgtgagcaccgtcagggaaacgacattgggatagagaaggagctgccagcagggcgagttccaggcagcgagatgggcagggaatgagagggaactgcaaatggaatctccatgggaggaaggatttgggcaagtcatggtcagtccctctgatgcagacaccttcctctgagccagtcccctgtgtctctgctgatgagcagatggtaaattggtgtgaggagagggtctatcgcattggaatggagacatccagaaagggtcgggcacccactgccttcacgtgagagtttccctgccttgctagaatgggagctggtgtggctgcttcaggtacaagcacctctgctcaggagggcaaggctgggggagatgaatccctcacaaggatcttccctttccaagacagctggcaggagagattctcagagtccaatcctccctcaccaggttcttttagctattccacacatgcacggtgtaatgttgaatatcaacatttacatctttgaagatattggatgttacacaggatttttgatttagcagagtgacacagcaatatcctgaaatcacaatgcaagtgtgagttacgcttagcaaaatagagcaattgcagtatcagttcaatcacaataccagggtgatccccattactggtctctatactgtgctcactgtcacagcgctgggcatccccagtcaccgggaaggaagacataggatgaaaccagctcaatcACATTGCTCTCTGCCAAGTTCTTTTTTcacttgttcagtttttatactctgtgttgggcaGAACCAcaaatacactcccccccatgctggtctggctaactcagggggacattcacactcttttcatgaactcaggggaaaacactgacaccagctgatccactcagttggggtgtagtcacttgatccactcaactgacatagctgtttatctaaaaccaaggttaccctccagtcgcgGTCCCCTTTGCAATGAGATAAagacagctttctgtgcaacagctgtggtcagtcacactctaccttatcccctgagcttcatgggcacatgccccttgcccatctcccctgagccttcttccattggaggggtttattggttggtccaagtgctatattcctctctccttctggtaaacagagactataaccactgggtcactggactgagtgtccttaggtcagctcatggagcccaaccccctcctgtCCCCACAAAAgatctggaaatgtttgtcaccttcctccatttacaccccccagcagagcagcactgactcctctggaaatcgttcgcagaggcccctgctctgcatggcacactcagccagcacaaagcggagattgagccggggagctgaacgacggtacaggagagaggaaaagtgggaggttcaatgagaaaggcaaagggtttgtctcccagaagactgctctaatttgtccctgtcttttcctccttgcacaggcacccatgcccagcgtcagcaaatgcccaacagcagctccctcaatgagttcctcctccaggcatttgcagatacgcggcagctgcagctcttgcacttctggctcttcctgggcatctacctggctgccctcctgggcaacggcctcatcatcacagccgtagcctgcaaccaccgcctccacacccccatgtacttcttcctcctcaacctctccctcctcgaccttggcaccatctccaccactgtccccaaatccatggccaattccctgagcaacaccagggccatttcctactgggaatgtgctgcacaggtgttttatttttactttctcgTCTCAACTGAGTAttgtgttctcactgtcatggcctatgaccgctacgtggccatctgcaaacccctgcactatgggaccaccatgagcagcagagcttgtgtcaaaatggcagcagctgcctgggccagtggttttctccatggtctcctgcatactgctaacacattttccataccactgtgccaaggcaatgttgtggagcagttcttctgtgaaattccccacatcctcaagctctcctgctcagacgcctacctcagagaacttgggcttgttgtggttagtgcctgtttagcctttgggtgttttgttttcattctgctgtcctacgtgcagatcttcacagttgtgctgaggatcccctctgagcagggccggcacaaagccttctccatgtgcctccctcacctggctgtggtctccctgtttatcagcactgcaatgtttgcctacctgaagcccctctccctctcctccccagctctggatctggtggtggctgttctctatgcagtggtgcctccagcagtgaaccccctcatctacagcatgaggaacaaggagctcaaggatgccctgaagaaactcgttcaaccggtactacttcagcagcaataagctgcccatctctcctcacaaggactttccaatttacctgggcaactcttgtgctttgggcattctgtctgtgataattccgtttgtaaatgcttgaattcgtcccacttctccagcagcacaaaccctgtctgtctgacctggaagccttccatacatctgtgtagcactgtgtccgggctgGCCTCCCAGACAGCATccctgtaataaaaggggatttcctgaggacagtgcctgaaggcctGAAGTGCCTGaagtgtttgggcaggagggctggagtcagctgtagcttgtgggtgcccagtgtccctggagcaggtgagtggtcaagtggtgtctgctggggactgtctgccatattacagggctggtgagagatgtctgtgcttctggaagggaatatggagtcaccctgagagcacaggggatctcctgggacagcatgtgcctgggatgggcagtgagtggagactcccaaaaccaagtggagtcgcccaaaggtaaagggctaaaccgaagaatgcactgaatgagagctcagaaatctcaggagaagcagtggggacccagcaggcacagggaaggcagtgtccctccccaccctcagcctgggctgctttgctgggcaggctggggagagggcaggggaggtgtggagagctggggaggggctgagatgggctggaaagggcctgggagaggcaaaacgccagcaggcagctcctgtgtgtgaacagcagtgtgggagcacccaccagtgtgcttgcaggcaaaggcaggtctcctgggaaaggcaccaggacttggagggtgcagaagagaagagcccagggtgatccctgtgttgcatggacacactggggaagctgccccacggccatcgtcctggaccagcccctcacatggccccttcccactgctggctgctcacctcagctgtggggtggtgcatggccagctctgtcctcctgcagctctccatatcccgacagaggggaaaaggccagccttgcatggtcactcttctgcaccagaccccagcagatctgggagcatggctgtctgctaacaggtgTGGGGGCCCCAGCCCAGACtggtcaggggccgggtgcttggatcccgcagactctgggggatcatttcataatcattgaataatactccagccctttccatgtgcgaggtctctggttccatctccagctgagttctggctttcctcactccatccctgtgtgcatggacaaggtctcaatgctccccctgggcagcctgtcccccttccaccctctgtgccctccatcctggcagcctgagcatgggtgctgctgccagggcagaggtgcaagatcacccgtaatggctcctcagggagatccccagggaaaagctgagcccagccgtGGCCTTATGCCCAGCCCCTCCCTCTCCCAAGTCACCCtggtggtgcactggacaggtgatgcctttgtggccagccaggctccaggttcaggctggatgccagctcgagggcaggagcgtcgggattttcatgggcttccagtggtgaagggaagtgggcacatgcaagtgcaaaggctggtggtggaaaaggcagtgtgaggctggtgaaggccctccctctgctccccatggggaggagagtccccaggcaatgctgagctccactttggccaccaggaggggagcacagggcagggtggaagaggcagatggagcctcttgggatgcatgagggattTCTCCAAAtcccagcactgagccagggacctttgcatcttatccctgatgctgccccagctgggctcgctctgccctgcctgaggagctctcatccctgtgccagccatgctggagcagaggctgaggagctggaggtgcctcaggccaagctgtgccagccctggggagctggtcccaaggacagggcaggccaagccctTCCTCGCACAACCCATGCtgatgggagggcagcacggggatgggggaacagcctcctcctgcctggcagccctgcagaaccttttgcaaagcaggcaaaggtgacagccgctgtgctgcagcagcactggctgcgccccctccatgaggcccctgctgcattcctgcccgcccctgcccctgtctggcctgctgccccctcagtCCCAGCccttggcccctctcctggcactttggggaccagctctgcaggcaggagatccctggccatccccacctctccccacatcggggatccagccaCAGCCACGCAGCAGGACACCAGCTCAGAGGTAGAGGAGGATGAGGGGGCATGGGGCTTGTCAAGGgttcttgctgctcccgacaacatcctctttgtagcaggaacccagaggcaaatggtgcttaaacacttgagctgtgatacagaagcacttgctctcgtaactatgcatcatcaaatcagaccccaagtggctgccctcactttttcattcagctgttcgtctgtgtgcagtgttacgtgggtaggggctgaaatctgaagccctccttacacctttgaattggctttcaggcaagagttgctgtggggatatgcggtcaccttttgtacctacaaccttctctgggatctgctcagatcccagcttcccttgccaaggctttcttgcaggGGCAGGTCTTTTCTtgaggggcaggtctgaggcagagatggagagtcgggtcagcaggatgggcacggggtcaggtcagcacccgagaggtgcatggccaggcacaggcatgtccacagcgtaactcaggccaggtcccaggacaaggggagcagctctccagcaaaggggaggaagcCCTGCAAtgaggccagtcactctctgtctcccctgctctataCACGCtttagagcacagcaggccattGTGGAAGTGAGG
This sequence is a window from Apteryx mantelli isolate bAptMan1 chromosome 24, bAptMan1.hap1, whole genome shotgun sequence. Protein-coding genes within it:
- the LOC136994164 gene encoding olfactory receptor 14J1-like, giving the protein LNEFLLQAFADTRQLQLLHFWLFLGIYLAALLGNGLIITAVACNHRLHTPMYFFLLNLSLLDLGTISTTVPKSMANSLSNTRAISYWECAAQVFYFYFLVSTEYCVLTVMAYDRYVAICKPLHYGTTMSSRACVKMAAAAWASGFLHGLLHTANTFSIPLCQGNVVEQFFCEIPHILKLSCSDAYLRELGLVVVSACLAFGCFVFILLSYVQIFTVVLRIPSEQGRHKAFSMCLPHLAVVSLFISTAMFAYLKPLSLSSPALDLVVAVLYAVVPPAVNPLIYSMRNKELKDALKK